acatgaacacatatacacatatgacatGTCTGCTGTCTGTGGTTCCAATTGTTTAATCATACCccttaaaataaaatgctagCCCACTACTGATAATGTTTCATTCCTGGGGTCACGCAGCAGATCTCAGCTCTCATCTTACTGATGCTGTCATAGTTCAGATTCTGTGAAGTTTCTGGAAATGTCTTTGTActtggcttctgtttccttcccttgGTATCTGCTTCTTCTCAATCCTTCTTACTAATTCCCATATTCAGAACATTGCTCTTTATCTGGTCTGTAACTCAGCTCTTGGGTAGCTTCCCTCTATATACAGAATCACTCTGTGGATGGTCTCATCAAAATGCCAGATGTGAATTTGTTGATAAATGTCAAATTTATACCTTCCATTTGAGCTGCTTTCCTAAATaccaaatttatttattcactgaaaTCGCTACCAGCACACCTTTGCTATCCATATCATAATAAGACCAAAATATCAGTGGCAGAGAAAGGACTCTCCATCTATTACTTATGTTCCTTGATATTCTTAACTGCACATTAACCTCATTCCATTAGAATCAGGACAACTCAATAATATGTTCTGAAAGGAAAAGGCCGGTTGCCCTTCTTTACCCATTCTGATCCTATTATGAGGCCACTGGACACTGTGTAGAATATAACAGTTTTCTTCTATATAAAGTATTCATagcaataataaagaataaaataataattatggaACAATTTTTGAAATGTTAAGTACACAGTGTAGTTATCATATCTCATATAGCATACTGAACTCGATTAAATAATTTAGTTATAACAAACCATAAAtaatatctttaatatatattaaatataaatattcttgtatatgaacaaaaaaaatctaattcaTAATAAATTTATTGCCTGAGGTCACACAAATAGGAACTAGCAAAGTTGATATGTGAAATAAAACCATATAGCTCCAGAGCATAAATGCTAcaccatgatattttaaaatatcaggaTAGCAgggctatggtggcacatgcctttaatcccagcactttggaggcagaggcaggcggatttctgattttgaggccaggctggtctacagagtgagttccaggacagccagggctacacagagaaaccctgtctcaaaaacaaaaacaaaaaacaataaaatatcagaatataAAGTGACTAGTATGTGTGAAGTTATTAATACTATCTTAACTTCTTTCTCTTTAGGAGTACTGTAGCAATATTCTTTTATTGACATTAAAGAAATATCACATATCAGGGTGATGATAAGAAAAGTCAAATATGCCTTAATATATTCACACCATTAATGAACTAGAGGAACACAAGtaatagttacttttttttttttttgagacagggtctctctgtgtagccctggctgtcctggaactctgtacaccaggctggcctcgaactcagaaatccacctgcctctgcctcctaagtgctgggattaaaggcatgcgacactATGGCCTGGCACTTTTCTTTCAAAAGTAAGAACAAAGCTGtccagaaacaagaaaatattggGAAAAGTATGGAAATCTAGGGATTCAACGAATAATTTTTCTAAGAGCACATGTCTGAGTCATATCTTTGTTCATAACACATACTGTAGCAATACAGGTTCTACTtatgtaaagtaaaatattaacttGTTTTAAAACTTGGCTATTCCTACTTCCATCCTTCTGATTTCAATCTGTAGGCCAAAATGTGGAAGGTAGATGAGAGTTTTAATCATTAAGgacttttttcatttaaaactgaaaaagtGTGAGCAGGTTAACCACTGTTGCTGTCATTAGAGGCTCAGGTCCATTTGTACTGCAAAGTTTTTTCTCCAAAACATAATCTTTGATCTTTATTTCAACCTGAGGACTGAAAAATGTCCACATTATCCCTTTATTTATAGAGATAGTTTTAAAAAGAgccatttcaaaataaatttttgcAACTAAAATTAAAACTTACCTCTTTTATTATGATGGGAAGAGGATAGATTGTCAAAAGCATTGGACATCTCAGCATTCTTTGCTTTCATAAACCATTCTCTCAGCTTCTTTAGCTATAATAAATTgaaggaaggcaagaagaaaagaaaaaagaaaggaatgaaggaaggaagaaataaaggtttagaaaatggaagaaaagaaaaaaagaaaattataagaaaaaataaacaaaaataaatgcagaaaacacCCAAAAgactggaattcagaaatctggaATAAGTATGAGACTTAACCAAAGATTGAAGAGAAACAGGTTGGGGTCATTTGAGTAGGAAttgccccatagactcatagattCAAATGGTCCCTAGCTGGCGCAACATTTTCAAAAGATTAGTAGATGAGGcgttgttggagaaggtgtgccACTGGGGATAGAATTTGAGATTTCAAAGCCTATGCCAGTTTTAGTCTTACCCTCTGTCTGACTGCTATTTATGAATCAGaagagaactctcagctactgtccCAGCACCATATTTAACTGCCTGCTAACATACTCCCTGATATAATGTTCATGGACCTTCTTAACCAAACCCCCAATTAACCAATCACCCTCTTAACTAAGCCCCCTATTATGTGCTTCCTTATATAAGTggccttagtcatggtatctctttacagcaatagagcTGTAATTCAGACACATGTTATTTGCAAATCAAGTCATTTTGGGTATAGCCTAGGTAGCTAGACTTAACATTATGTCCCCCCATAGGCTCAATCCCCTCCAATAAACTCAAGAAAATTATGTGATTACTTGGAGTTCCAGGAgtccttttgttttctagaacATAAGAGTATTTCAGGCTCTATATTTTTGCCCAGCATTCAACACAACCTTAATATTTAACAAGCTCTCCAAACATCTAACCCCTACAAACCAACTCTATCAAATTAGGCCCCATGTTCTTGCACCTCAATAGAGAATGATGGGCATAATTCTGTTGCCAAGTGGGCTAACTGTTTACATAATGATGGAACAGTACCACACTGCATTTGAAAGAGTTTAGAAATTGTATATTTTAGACATTAAAATGTACTTTGTGAGATATTAAGATATCAAGGAGTAGAGAACATGAGACTTATGGAGAAGATGGGGCTCCCTGTCAAACGGCTGATCTTCATTGTCTACAACCCAGCTGCTTGAAGCCAAGTGGATATATATCCTTAcatgtttcattttctgaaaccATGTAACTTCTGAGAGCAAGAAATAAAATTCCACTATTTAAAAGCTCTAACTTCAGAAACCACCAACTTATGACCTCCGGCTTTACAAATGACAAGTTCAGAGAATGTTTGGTATCCCAGGAACTTACAGTTGGGTCACTATTATCACATGTGgcgtagtgtgtgtgtgtgtaatttgtcTTCTGTTACTTGGAAAAGCACTTTATTCTCTCTCTAGCTGAAATTGAAGTTTCACACTGTAATATTAATACTTGTTGAAAAATAATGTGTCAGAGACTTATCCAATAATAGTTCCTTAGAGCACAGAAGTCTTTTGTACTCTCACCTGTCTAAGTTCTTCCAGTTTGCTGGGCTGATCTACACCTGTAAGAGACATGGGCAAGTGAAAAACATAGCAAGGGCAACAGTTTACTGACGTCAGGATATGTGTTTATGCTCTCAGACCTTTCTCATATGATTTGAGGCTGCCCTCCATTTCCTAATGCCGAACACTGAATGTATTTCTAATGTTCATAATACTGCTAACGGATATGATGAGAAAGTACTTATGTTCAACAAAAAGCACaaagtttttttaaagtacactatagctctatcataaattatttttataaataagtcataatattttattgacaTAGGGATATTATCatgaaacaatataaaataacaagACAACAGAAATTCTTCATAAActatgaaggaagaaaaaaatttaaaaaatattaatggtCAATCTCCAAATTATTTCTTACTGGGTATggattttctccattttataattttactcatttctcaaataaaaaatgtcttttaattaTGTAATGCTTGTGTAATACAGCTTTTTTTAACGCATTCATATTTTTTGAgggttttgtgtttctttgtttgaaagCTCTGAAAAAAGCCCAAGTTCTGAGATATATCCATACtctgaatatgtttttaaaccaATATTTTAACtaagaaatataaacacattttttaaaatgggtcAGATGATTTCTGAGAAGGTGCCACTTTGCCAGCTGTCATACTTTCTCTTCATTTGTCCTAACTATATTTATGACAGGATCTTGACAATTTATGGAATCATATCTTCTTGCTCAAAGGACTTTTGTGTCCCTGTTGATGCAGCCTAGATGTTCAACTTGTAGTCTCTGTCtcaatttcagaaaacaaaggaacacaGCACAGAACTTTAGTTCATTGGTGAAATTCAAAGTGGAAACTGATGGACAGAAGACTCTTGAAATGTCTGATGTAGAAAATACTAACTGTACCTGAGTCACAAATGGGAAAGAGTTATATGAAGTAGGATAATTGTTTCCTCAGCAGTTACCAACCCTTTAGAGTTctcatatgaaataaaatgtgcTTTTAATATATTAACTAACTTCATTACTTATATCATAAATGTATAACATTGTTCTTTATTGAAGGCTTTTGTATATCATGTATGctctagtgaagtcatggatctggGAGGAAAACCTACAAACTCCCACTTCACTAAACCAGTATAATCGGTAACTACATTGAAAACATTTGTACTTATACCCAaagataagtgtagtcctcactCTTCAACAAGGACACTTCTATTTGTAACAGGTTAAGTTCACTACTGAAAACTGCAACCAATCAAAAAGTAGAGTTGTGGAGCCCAATCCCCATGGATATTCCTACAACACAAGCCTGATTCTAAGACTCAGGGAATTGTGTAGGAGGGGGAAGGAATACTGTAAAAGCTAGAGGATCAGGAGTCTGCTGGGAGACTGTGATCCTGTTGTTTGTGACAGAGGTGGTATGCCTTGTTCTTGACTCACCAGCATGGGAGGGCCTCTGGAAACCAGGATTTCGGGTCAACTTTTCGTGAGTTGTATGTTCCTTAGCTGAAAACAACTCATGTCCTATAATAATCAAATGCAGACATAGACATGTTTAATGAGTCACTGAATGCTTATAGGTCATTGGAATTTGTAGTCAACTCTCAATGTATACATTCACCAATGTCAGAGGGATAGGGAAGTATATGATCTGAGAGACGAGCCATTCTAAAACCAAGTGCATGTATAGGAACAGCCTGGGATATAAAACTGAAAGGCGGTGGGATTGCAGGGgaattttactttcctttttgtgGGTTTAATTTTTAAGCATCTGCAATTGCTTTGAACATGTGAAGTAACAACTAAAAGTTGATTTTTAGGAGAAAAACATAGCACTtcattttgttattatatttgACACTATACATTTAAATATGAGACAATTTGTCCTGTAGGCTTCTCTTAAAGGACCTCGAGGAAGAGTTAGGATGTTGTCGACTTATGTGTCTATGTCTCCCCATCATCCTTGATTTACCCCACAGGCATTTAGGACTTAGTTCTTTACATGCCTCAgcattataaatgtttatattctaAAGTATGAATTGGGACAGCAGGCTTCATTCAATCTATGAACAATGACTATTCAAAAACTATCTGATTAACAATGATGCCATTAGAATAGTAATTAGTATCAAAGAATGAACTTAAATGAGGGCCTAAAAACTCAAAAGTTATTTCTTATATCCTCTCCAGTCcatttcctcccacccccatctcctggCTGTCACTGTTACTTTGTGGGCAGGAAGTAGATTGATGAGGGTTATCTGCAGTAGATGTGTTAGCTGGGTTGGCCTCAATTGCTCAGTTTCAGCCAAGACAATGGCTCAGAACCTGACTAAATTATttcctcaaacacacacacagagggggaggtgagagagagagagagagagagagagagagagagagagagagagagagagagagagagagagagagagagagagagagagagagagagagagagagagagaaggagagagagagagagagagagagagaaggagagagggagggagggagagagaaatatattttgtatgtaatgcattttttaaaaaaaaagtattctagccgggtggtggtggcgcacgccttNNNNNNNNNNTCTAAGAagtaaacttaaaagaaaaaaccttCATGAACCTGTTGCTACTTTGAATATGGTATTTTGAGGGAAAACTGAACCCTGGGTCACGGTCCCTCACGTACAGCTTAAAGatcttggggactggagagagaatgCAATGgctgagtgcttgctgctcttgaaaaagacccatgttcagttccaGCACACACATAAGGCTGCTTATGACCTCCTGTAATTCCGACTCTGGGAGATTTGATGTTGACTTCTggattacacacatacaccacacacacacacacacacacacacacacacacacacacacacttaaaaaatacaCTATCTCTTGCTCCATGGATGGGGTATACTAAGCATGTAAATGCAGATGAGTCTTTGTTGCAAAGGAAGATAAACTGCGACAGCCATCGAGAGAATGAATGCTagataaagacacagaaaataccCATTCATGGCTACTCAAAGGGGGTTCAACACTAAAAAACAGTTCACTTCTTGCTCACAGGAACATTCGAAACTTCtaataaacagaaacaagaaattcTTCCAAAAGGAAACCTAGAAACGTCCCCAGATAATAATGTAACAAAATAATCCCTCCTTAGACATCTTGGTTATGTTGTCTTTTGTTACTCTTCTGGTAAACTGTTTCCCAGCTCTACACTTTGTGTTGAGGCATGCTTTAATATTGTCCCATGAATAAAAGCTAGCAGCATTGTGCCAGTTGTTATGgatatttaatgtacatgagaAAAGCTCATTTTACCCTTGAAATATCTAGAACAGAAAATCAACTCCTTAAAAATTAAGCATCTTCTTGTATGTTCAATGATTCTGAGATCAAAGAGAGTAACAGCATGTTTCCACTATGCAGCTAGGAATACACACAAGTCAAGTCACCCTATGGAATCCTGAAGTTATACGTGTGACTTATAAATCTTATCAGTGCTTTTAGAGTCACACATGTATGTTTATTTCACATATGCGTAAAGCCAGAGTTACAATGACCAGTAATACTGTTGCAAAGTACCACAGACCAGGACAGTTTTGCTGGCATATTTACACTCTGTCAGAACCATCAGAAATCTCCTTTTTTTGGAAAGAGAGCAATAGAACCCTCTCTGAAGTAGAACCATACAAAGGCAGTGCCTCAGATGGAGTGGACAAACGTG
This genomic window from Mastomys coucha isolate ucsf_1 unplaced genomic scaffold, UCSF_Mcou_1 pScaffold12, whole genome shotgun sequence contains:
- the Uts2b gene encoding urotensin-2B, producing the protein MKVFSASLCFGLLALLSVMNLLKSVRGRPHLSSGHELFSAKEHTTHEKLTRNPGFQRPSHAGVDQPSKLEELRQLKKLREWFMKAKNAEMSNAFDNLSSSHHNKRACFWKYCV